The DNA region TACACTCGCATGTGATCGTATTCCGGCACTCCCAGATCAACTCATCATAGGCGCAATAGAGGATTCGTTGCGAGAGAAGACGCTCTTGATAGATCCAACCCCGTTTCATAGCGGGGTAGTTGTCCATTTCAATCTCGGTGTCGACGGAGTAGGAGAAAAGCTTGCTGTGGGTGTCAAAACAGGGACGACGAGCGTAGTAGGTATGCTGCGGCTTCGCCGAGTGCAGTTCGTGCACGGGATTATTTCGGGATAGGAAGCAACCGGTAGCAACATCGGGGGCAGACGTGGCAGAGAGCGTGAACAAGGCGTTCTCGTAGACGTTTTTCATCTGAGctgcctccttctcccaatCTAAACCATCATCCTGGATGATGCAGAGGGCATCAATCCATATATACGATAGGCCCAGGTGTTGTACAAATTCGATCGCCTCGTGCAGGGTCTTGGGTATATCTTCCCACGGAATACCCTCAAGCCTCTTTGGCAATATCGCTTTGGTCGTTGTAAGGGACTGGGCCAACCCCCAACAATAACTCAAAGCAACGTAGTCAGTGTCTTTCATATCCTCCGTGGTCTCAACTAACCGTGGCAGACCATCCCCAGTACCAACATCCACAACTCTCGTAGGAATgaatcccctcctccctacCCTACACTCATCATGAGAATCAATACACTCCCTCAATCGTCTTTTCGCAAtctccgccgccttcctcGGGTCAATATCAACCTCTATCAACGTCGCCCTACCCAGACAACTCTCCGATTCTATTATCTCACAATGTcaacctcccaccaccttACGCACCATCCAAGGAATCTTCTCACCAGTATCAGAGAATACTTCAATAAACCTCAAATATTCGTCATCAGCGAGATTGTACTCGAGCTTGAGCGACGTCCCAACCCGGCCATCAACAGTAAAcatcccatcctccaaccTTGGCTCCTTTCCTTCAAAACATTCCAATGCTTCAATCATGACCTTACAATTGACGCACGTCTTGGCCGATTCGTAAACATCACTTAACCAGACAGCCAGTGAAAGCGTCATTTTCCCCTGTTTCTGGACATCGACCCATTTGCCGTTGGGCAGGGGAATCTGTCTGTTGGGCATTAAATCGCAACAAATGCGGCATTTTGGCCCATCGTAAACCGGTAATGAGTCTGAGGCCGACATGatcgttttttttttgttcagTGTTTGCTCATGGCGAGTGGTATTTTGAAAGGCCAAATTCGATGAGTGAAAACGGACCATCCTGgaaggtgagagagagatatGGCACGGCAGCTTGGCGCCAGTTGACACCAAGTGCCAAGCAGCGAACCAACATAATTGGTGTTCCCACAAGTGCGTCGGCAACTTCAGTGCCATTTGTATGTCAGGTTACTCAATATTGATATAAACAGCTACATTACATATATAAATCATCGTGCCTCATCCCTTTACCCATCTCCTTCATCCCTATATGTTTCCTCATCTCTGTCCCCAGATCACCCCCATGTTCATTACacaaacaccatcatcatacaGTCCTCCCCTTcgcttcccccttcccccaatgATGACGGCAGAAGTCGAAAACTAAACCCTCGCCGGCCTTGATTGCAACAAGCTCAGGCTTCTCGTCCTAAACCCTTTCCTGCCTACAACAACTCCCTATTCCCAAACCCCTGCCC from Podospora pseudopauciseta strain CBS 411.78 chromosome 6, whole genome shotgun sequence includes:
- a CDS encoding hypothetical protein (COG:S; EggNog:ENOG503P1RI), with amino-acid sequence MSASDSLPVYDGPKCRICCDLMPNRQIPLPNGKWVDVQKQGKMTLSLAVWLSDVYESAKTCVNCKVMIEALECFEGKEPRLEDGMFTVDGRVGTSLKLEYNLADDEYLRFIEVFSDTESESCLGRATLIEVDIDPRKAAEIAKRRLRECIDSHDECRVGRRGFIPTRVVDVGTGDGLPRLVETTEDMKDTDYVALSYCWGLAQSLTTTKAILPKRLEGIPWEDIPKTLHEAIEFVQHLGLSYIWIDALCIIQDDGLDWEKEAAQMKNVYENALFTLSATSAPDVATGCFLSRNNPVHELHSAKPQHTYYARRPCFDTHSKLFSYSVDTEIEMDNYPAMKRGWIYQERLLSQRILYCAYDELIWECRNTITCECNPTSLHRHHGGNAIVSYKRQMGHLSDPTQFNKTNSSCFPIIDLWLSLVQSYSQRVFTKYTDRLIALSGIAQKFQPLSIGNYYAGIWSSEIHHQLAWTRDANPKALRVKEAARIPGSPSWSWCSINQPCVFDDVMNPPRISTRLTALNYKAELSSPDPTGPVSYARLTLSGPCIEAKIVLGPPVEENPSSPLKAYISLCNKQYLITPDIPQWHNTPQSADSLAASDEVSCLEIYITKKGFKDNVNVKPDSPWDDPEHPDQYYNYRFPWLVLKWSPPHDAYRRVGIVNFANRPSFDQEEQAPGEMMRHAVMRVVDIV